Proteins from one Macrobrachium rosenbergii isolate ZJJX-2024 chromosome 14, ASM4041242v1, whole genome shotgun sequence genomic window:
- the LOC136845503 gene encoding opioid growth factor receptor-like yields MAGRASDQQLGDCWPLTGSTPPSIGPSQPTPGDTQWPGRASDQQLGDCWPLTGTATPPIGPSQDEPPQTPEDTQLPGRSGDQHLWDCWPLTRPATLPIGPSQEELPPTPGDTQRPGRASDQQLGNCWPLTGPATPPIGPSQDEPPPTPGDQSSQEGWRPAVGDYWPLTDCPPSIGPSQDEPPPTPGDIQQRGRASHQQLGNCWRSRTCHTTR; encoded by the coding sequence ATGgcaggaagggcgagcgaccagcagctgggggactgctggccgctcaccggaTCTACCCCACCatcgataggaccaagccaaccgacacctggagacacgcaatggccaggaagggcgagcgaccagcagttgggggactgctggccaCTCACCGGaactgccacaccaccgataggaccaagccaagacgaGCCGCCGCAGACACCTGAAGACACGCAACTGCCAGGAAGGTCGGGCGACCAGCATTTGTGGGACTGCTGGCCGCTCACCAGACCTGCCACACtcccgataggaccaagccaagaggagctgccgccaacacctggagacacacaacggccaggaagggcgagcgaccagcaatTGGGGAACTGCTGGCcactcaccggacctgccacaccaccgataggaccaagccaagacgagccgccgccgacacctggagatcAAAGCAGCCAGGAAGgatggcgaccagcagttggggactACTGGCCGCTCACGGACTGCCCACCatcgataggaccaagccaagatgagccgccgccgacacctggagacataCAACAAAGAGGAAGGGCGAGCCACCAGCAGTTGGGGAACTGCTGGCGCTcacggacctgccacaccacccgatag